From Natronincola ferrireducens, the proteins below share one genomic window:
- a CDS encoding AzlC family ABC transporter permease, producing the protein MCDKNIPFSQASNKGEVLLYGKFAFVEGMKQALPIVIGYLPIAISFGVISAQTGLSLVHTVLMSLIVYAGASQFMAVNMMAMGILGLEIVLATFILNFRHFVMSMSLMNKLHHLSLVEKVVLSFGITDETFAMVSMASKDDNIKLSSYFIGGIMLASYSSWGIGTFIGGLLSMVIPPSIGTSMSIGLYAMFIGLLIPSVRENIKIGIIAAISGGFCYFFSLIFTSGWGIVMATLVGGLVGSFFMKGE; encoded by the coding sequence ATGTGTGATAAAAACATCCCTTTTTCTCAAGCCTCCAACAAGGGTGAAGTCCTCCTATATGGCAAGTTTGCCTTTGTTGAAGGTATGAAACAGGCACTACCTATTGTCATTGGCTATTTACCTATTGCTATTTCCTTCGGGGTCATCTCAGCCCAAACAGGCTTATCTCTAGTTCATACTGTCCTAATGTCATTAATCGTCTATGCAGGTGCCAGTCAGTTTATGGCAGTCAACATGATGGCAATGGGGATTTTGGGATTAGAAATTGTTTTGGCAACCTTTATTCTAAATTTTAGACACTTTGTCATGAGTATGTCTTTAATGAACAAACTCCATCATCTGTCTCTAGTAGAGAAGGTTGTTTTATCCTTTGGTATCACAGACGAAACCTTTGCTATGGTTTCTATGGCATCCAAGGATGACAACATAAAACTAAGCTCTTATTTTATTGGTGGAATCATGTTAGCTTCCTACAGTTCTTGGGGTATAGGCACCTTCATAGGAGGACTTTTATCTATGGTAATTCCTCCTTCTATTGGAACCAGCATGTCCATCGGACTTTATGCTATGTTTATTGGTTTACTAATCCCCAGTGTAAGGGAAAATATAAAAATTGGAATAATTGCTGCTATCAGTGGTGGATTTTGTTACTTCTTTAGCTTAATTTTCACTTCTGGATGGGGGATTGTAATGGCTACTCTAGTCGGAGGCTTGGTCGGTAGTTTTTTTATGAAAGGTGAGTGA
- a CDS encoding HAD family hydrolase, translating to MLKTILFDLDGTLLPLNMEDFLKKYFQEISVKFKDYFTPQELTKLIWESTEYMVKNIDANKTNADAFFEDFYSKIPYTADLFNPMFDDFYTNNFLKVKEATQESEYIIKAVDILKEKGYEMVVATNPLFPEKAIFHRIAWAGLNKEDFTFITSFEKMHFCKPHLQFYEEILGKINREPRECMMVGNDIEEDMVAKQLGLATYLIEDHKIHRSKDMKNVDYTGKYPDFYRFVIELPSVK from the coding sequence ATGTTAAAGACAATATTATTTGATTTAGATGGTACCCTGTTACCCTTAAATATGGAGGATTTTCTTAAAAAATACTTCCAAGAAATCAGTGTCAAATTCAAGGATTATTTCACTCCACAGGAACTAACAAAGCTCATATGGGAATCAACGGAGTATATGGTTAAAAATATAGATGCCAATAAAACCAACGCCGATGCTTTTTTTGAAGATTTTTATAGCAAAATCCCCTATACTGCGGATTTATTCAATCCTATGTTTGATGATTTTTATACTAATAATTTTTTGAAGGTAAAGGAAGCTACCCAGGAAAGCGAATATATAATAAAAGCAGTAGATATATTAAAAGAAAAGGGGTATGAGATGGTGGTAGCTACTAACCCATTGTTTCCTGAGAAAGCTATTTTCCATAGAATTGCATGGGCTGGATTAAATAAAGAAGACTTTACCTTTATTACAAGTTTTGAAAAAATGCATTTTTGCAAACCTCATCTTCAATTTTATGAAGAAATTTTGGGTAAAATTAATAGAGAACCAAGGGAATGTATGATGGTGGGCAATGATATAGAGGAGGATATGGTGGCAAAACAATTGGGATTAGCAACCTATTTAATTGAAGACCATAAAATTCATCGCTCCAAAGATATGAAAAATGTTGATTATACAGGAAAATACCCGGATTTTTATAGGTTTGTAATAGAATTACCATCAGTTAAATAA